Proteins encoded together in one Benincasa hispida cultivar B227 chromosome 1, ASM972705v1, whole genome shotgun sequence window:
- the LOC120087154 gene encoding plastid-lipid-associated protein 6, chloroplastic, with protein MAALASSVLQSPLQIRPSDSSFGSLFPSRIYRIAPSFNLKCSPHRPLLSGDGGPRRNFSLKSASTSVYADPSSASPSLDDEYKANSELLASLKVKLLSVVSGLNRGLAANEDDLQKADEAAKEIEAVGGPVDLSVDLDKLQGRWKLIYSSAFSSRTLGGSRPGPPTGRLLPITLGQVFQRIDIISKDFDNIVELELGAPWPLPPAEVTATLAHKFEIVGSAKIKITFEKTTVKATGNLSQLPPLEVPRLPDALRPPSNTGSGDFEVTYLDNDTRITRGDRGELRVFVIS; from the exons ATGGCTGCTTTAGCAAGCTCTGTCCTTCAGTCTCCACTCCAGATCCGTCCTTCCGATTCTTCTTTTGGGTCCCTTTTTCCATCCAGAATATATCGGATTGCACCCAGTTTCAACCTCAAGTGTTCCCCCCACCGGCCTCTGCTTTCCGGCGACGGCGGACCCAGAAGGAATTTCTCTTTGAAATCAGCTTCAACCAGTGTTTACGCGGACCCTTCGTCCGCCTCTCCCTCTCTTGATGACGAATACAAGGCTAACTCTGAGCTCCTTGCATCCTTGAAGGTCAAGCTACTG AGCGTGGTTTCAGGGTTAAATAGAGGTCTTGCTGCAAACGAGGATGATTTACAGAAGGCAGACGAGGCTGCCAAAGAGATTGAAGCTGTTGGAGGCCCTGTGGACCTCTCAGTCGATCTTGACAAATTGCAAGGGAGATGGAAACTGATATACAGCAGTGCATTCTCATCTCGTACTTTAGGCGGAAGTCGACCGGGTCCTCCCACAGGAAGGCTACTTCCTATTACTCTTGGTCAG GTGTTTCAGCGGATTGACATCATCAGCAAAGATTTCGATAACATTGTAGAACTTGAATTAGGTGCTCCTTGGCCTCTACCTCCTGCTGAAGTCACTGCTACATTGGCTCACAAGTTTGAAATCGTAG GGTCTGCTAAGATTAAGATTACTTTCGAGAAAACAACCGTGAAGGCAACTGGGAACTTGTCACAGCTTCCACCATTAGAGGTACCTCGGCTTCCAGATGCGTTAAGGCCTCCGTCTAACACCGGAAGTGGTGACTTTGAAGTCACTTACCTTGACAACGATACCCGGATCACCAGAGGAGATAGAGGAGAACTCAGGGTGTTTGTTATCTCATAA
- the LOC120087163 gene encoding CRIB domain-containing protein RIC7-like isoform X1 has protein sequence MATSVKGLLKGLRYISQIFDEKEPEMQIGLPTDVKHVAHIGWDGPSGNQNNTPSWVRINLWLPFWFCFSSSFVNMDLDFFGFFLFFFSFFFFGKIEQMNEFKSSPKTQTSGDLVNSIGELDLSSANIPIQESGELDVHKASRAPRSKRQTSSESSSGLDSSSARRNSEKGSRRQRSSCPSADSGPQEGSSRSSRRRRGSNHGAESSTENPIPKHSHRRKSKGSSDSSESTKSSRSGDNNSLADIPLPVLEAVDEEKG, from the exons ATGGCCACCTCTGTAAAGGGCCTCTTAAAAGGATTAAGATACATTTCACAGATTTTCG ATGAAAAAGAACCAGAAATGCAGATTGGTCTTCCCACTGATGTTAAGCATGTTGCTCATATTGGATGGGATGGTCCATCTGGGAATCAAAACAATACACCTAGTTGGGTGAGAATTAATCTATGGCTGcctttttggttttgtttttcttcaagTTTTGTGAATATGGATTTggatttttttgggttttttctttttttcttttctttttttttttttggcaaaattGAGCAGATGAACGAGTTTAAATCTTCACCAAAAACTCAAACCTCAGGCGATTTGGTTAATTCTATTGGGGAACTTGATCTTTCTTCTGCTAATATCCCCATTCAAG AGTCTGGGGAGCTAGATGTTCATAAGGCAAGTCGAGCACCAAGGTCGAAACGCCAAACTTCGTCAGAGTCTTCATCAGGTTTAGACTCTTCATCTGCTCGGCGGAACTCTGAGAAGGGCTCTAGACGACAACGTTCATCGTGCCCTTCAGCTGACTCTGGCCCTCAGGAAGGTAGTTCTCGAAGTTCACGACGTCGTCGTGGTTCAAATCATGGAGCTGAATCAAGCACAGAAAATCCTATCCCCAAACACTCGCATCGGAGGAAATCTAAGGGGTCGTCCGACAGTAGTGAATCAACGAAATCATCTAGATCAGGAGACAATAACTCTTTAGCAGACATACCTCTCCCAGTTTTGGAAGCAGTGGATGAAGAGAAAGGATGA
- the LOC120087163 gene encoding CRIB domain-containing protein RIC7-like isoform X2, protein MATSVKGLLKGLRYISQIFDEKEPEMQIGLPTDVKHVAHIGWDGPSGNQNNTPSWMNEFKSSPKTQTSGDLVNSIGELDLSSANIPIQESGELDVHKASRAPRSKRQTSSESSSGLDSSSARRNSEKGSRRQRSSCPSADSGPQEGSSRSSRRRRGSNHGAESSTENPIPKHSHRRKSKGSSDSSESTKSSRSGDNNSLADIPLPVLEAVDEEKG, encoded by the exons ATGGCCACCTCTGTAAAGGGCCTCTTAAAAGGATTAAGATACATTTCACAGATTTTCG ATGAAAAAGAACCAGAAATGCAGATTGGTCTTCCCACTGATGTTAAGCATGTTGCTCATATTGGATGGGATGGTCCATCTGGGAATCAAAACAATACACCTAGTTGG ATGAACGAGTTTAAATCTTCACCAAAAACTCAAACCTCAGGCGATTTGGTTAATTCTATTGGGGAACTTGATCTTTCTTCTGCTAATATCCCCATTCAAG AGTCTGGGGAGCTAGATGTTCATAAGGCAAGTCGAGCACCAAGGTCGAAACGCCAAACTTCGTCAGAGTCTTCATCAGGTTTAGACTCTTCATCTGCTCGGCGGAACTCTGAGAAGGGCTCTAGACGACAACGTTCATCGTGCCCTTCAGCTGACTCTGGCCCTCAGGAAGGTAGTTCTCGAAGTTCACGACGTCGTCGTGGTTCAAATCATGGAGCTGAATCAAGCACAGAAAATCCTATCCCCAAACACTCGCATCGGAGGAAATCTAAGGGGTCGTCCGACAGTAGTGAATCAACGAAATCATCTAGATCAGGAGACAATAACTCTTTAGCAGACATACCTCTCCCAGTTTTGGAAGCAGTGGATGAAGAGAAAGGATGA
- the LOC120070458 gene encoding glycolipid transfer protein 1 yields the protein MEVTVFSPALEGIQHVKSDAGEILTKPFLEACKHILPVIDKFGASMALVKTDIGGNISRLESKYASNPPAFNYLYNLVKPEIEIKTAKGSSSCTNGLLWLTRAIDFLVELFRNLLEHQDWTMSRACTEAYGKTLKKWHGWLASSSFSVAMKLAPDRKKFMEVISGTGNVEADIEKFCTSFSPLLQEIHKFLASVGMDDLKAS from the exons ATGGAGGTAACTGTGTTCAGCCCTGCCTTGGAAGGAATTCAGCATGTCAAATCTGATGCCGGGGAGATTTTGACCAAGCCTTTCTTGGAAGCGTGCAAACATATTCTGCCTGTTATTG ACAAGTTTGGAGCTTCTATGGCACTTGTTAAAACTGACATTGGAGGCAACATATCG AGATTGGAGTCCAAGTATGCTAGCAACCCACCTGCATTCAACTACTTGTATAACTTGGTGAAACCCGAGATTGAAATTAAAACTGCAAAAGGATCGTCCAGTTGCACAAATGGTCTTCTTTGGTTGACAAG AGCAATAGATTTCTTGGTAGAACTGTTTCGCAACTTACTGGAGCATCAGGATTGGACAATGTCTCGTGCCTGTACAGAAGCCTATGGCAAGACTTTGAAAAAGTGGCATGGTTGGCTGGCCAGTTCAAGTTTCAGT GTTGCCATGAAGCTTGCTCCTGATCGTAAGAAGTTTATGGAAGTTATATCAGGCACTGGCAATGTTGAAGCCGACATAGAGAAATTTTGTACAAGTTTTTCACCTCTCCTCCAAGAGATTCACAAGTTTCTG GCTAGTGTTGGCATGGACGATCTCAAGGCTTCATGA
- the LOC120070722 gene encoding dCTP pyrophosphatase 1-like has protein sequence MGGGKQVDIGVDDISLKDLSSKLEEFAKARNWEKYHSPRNLLLAMVGEVGELSEIFQWRGEVEKGLPDWEESDKEHLGEELSDVLLYLIRLADICGINLPDAATKKLLKNSIKYPPQLL, from the exons ATGGGAGGAGGCAAGCAGGTCGATATCGGCGTAGACGACATTAGCCTCAAGGACCTCTCGTCGAAGCTCGAGGAGTTTGCCAAGGCCAGAAATTGGGAGAAATATCATAGTCCTAGAAACCTTCTCCTTGCCATG GTAGGAGAAGTAGGAGAGCTATCAGAAATATTCCAATGGAGAGGGGAAGTGGAGAAAGGGCTACCAGATTGGGAGGAATCAGATAAAGAGCATCTTGGGGAAGAACTTTCTGATGTGTTGCTTTATCTCATCAGATTGGCTGATATTTGTGGAATCAATCTTCCTGATGCTGCAACTAAGAAGCTTCTTAAGAACTCCATCAAATACCCACCCCAACTCCTCTag